The window ttttatatatatatatatatatatatttttttttttttttttttttttaaacagaagaaCTGGTAACATTTTATGTTCCAAGAGTCAGGTGTAAGGTGTACAGTAATTAAATGGATtttcagtgtattttatttgaaattattattaaattattattatatttagatttaaatactTCAAGGTCCACTGATGCACCAAAAAGTATCGCGTATTTGCGATATtagaagcagaaatattgtttttaagcagaattagcaaaaaatacattaaaaaaatacataaaattacTATTTTCTAAAATTATAGTGTTTCTGAAGAAGAATTGTATTGTGTCATTTTTAGTTGCCAATTTGTAACAATCTTCCAAATCCCTACACGACAATACTTACTGTACATAATACCATTAACTATCCCAAATTTATGCATATTGTTGTCATTGAACTGTGGCTGTAAATTTTCTCCTTAGCCAAACTTGACTAAAAGAGAAATTGTCCATTTGACATCAAATACAAAgggcttttttttcctggtacTGTTTGCTTGGATTTGGGTCAtaagatgaaaaaaaattaataaatcgAGGTGCTGTTGCATCAAACATTACAAGCAAACTTAGCAGAAAACAAATTCAGTGAGTTGAaagcttttatttatattttagataataaaacAAGAGCAACattcacaaaaaaatgttttatgcttatataaaaaatgaaatgtagAATCAAAGAAATCTTTCATTTCTTGAATGTCCGGTGTCCATTTTCCCTTTCGGCCACACTCGCCTGAAAGGAAAggagaaaattattttgaaaatgaggTCAGGTCTTTGCCTGCCTTTTGACAGCAATGACAGATGCATCAGTGAATCTAAACATTGAATTATTCAGGAGAAAAACTTACAAGAAGTCCTTTCACTCTGTACATTTTGGCAAAAGGTGATTCCTCTGCACAACCGAAAACACTGCAAGGTGCTTCGACGCGTGGGAACTCTTCAACCATCTTTTGTTGaggaaaaatgaagaaacattgcAGTGAAAAGCAACAGCTGCTAATGTACAGATAAAGAGTTGCTGTTAGACTAATGCTTACATTGCCCAGTGTGTCTGAGAAGTTGTCCAGATCCCTCTTCCCTCCTGGGCTCAGTCCGTATGACCAGTGCTGACAGCAGCCCTGTGGAAACACCGTCCCTGCGAGCAGCAGCCACAGTGCCAAGATTTTTGCAGCCATTCTGAGGATAAAGCTTCACATTTTGCACGTAAGCATGTTAATGATAGAATTTTTCCCCCATTTAACTCCAGATATTGTTTCAGTCCTTATCACATTTCAGATAAGACCTTACCTTCTGTGCATTAGACAAGAACTTCTGATCTCTTCTGCTGTCCTTTGTGAAGTCTGCTGCACATGATTTTCCAAGATTTATATAActgtgctttgtttcctccaACACTTCACTACAGGGGGTCACAAAGTGGGATTAAGCAACACTTGGCAACTCTGGCAACCCACAGAGCTGTTTGAACAATTGCACCTGATGTGTGATTTTTGCAGTTTCTGATAATTTTATGATGTACTTTGAACTGACTTCACAAGATATATGACAGTTATTCCAGAACTGCTTTGGTATGTTTTTCACCTCATGTGTACCCTGATGTACACAAACATCTGTTTTACAGAGCTGCACGTCTCTGGGCAAAGATGCTATGTTGATGTGAGAGAATGGGCAGGCTGCTTTGAACGGATAGTAAGGCAACAGTAACCGAAATAACCAATTATAACAACCAGGGTATGCAGAAgaacatctgcagcagctgaagAACACACCAGGTGCCACTACTGTCAGCTAAGAGGAggatgtatatattgtactattcttagttagcgtattgtctgtcttgtcttaatgttggtttaaaatggagcactgtaacaaaaaataatttcccccagggatcaataaagtattctgattctgattctgattctgaaactgaggctacagtttaaactggctcaccaaaattggtcAGCATAAAATTTGCAAAACATTCTGATTCACCAGTCTCAATTTCTGTTGCAACAtttggatggtagggtcagaatttggtgtaaataaTGAAAGCATGAATGCATGATGCCTTGTATCATGTCC is drawn from Maylandia zebra isolate NMK-2024a linkage group LG12, Mzebra_GT3a, whole genome shotgun sequence and contains these coding sequences:
- the LOC101467843 gene encoding progonadoliberin-1 gives rise to the protein MHRSFILRMAAKILALWLLLAGTVFPQGCCQHWSYGLSPGGKRDLDNFSDTLGNMVEEFPRVEAPCSVFGCAEESPFAKMYRVKGLLASVAERENGHRTFKK